A segment of the Cohnella algarum genome:
GAGTGTTCACCAAGGAGCAAATTTATCAATTGATTTGGGAAGACGATTATTACGGGAATGAAAACGTCATTAACGTGCATATCCGGAGACTTCGGGAAAAAATCGAAGAGGATCCGTCGAACCCCCGGTACATTCGGACCGTTTGGGGAATCGGATATAAAATGGGCGAGTAGGCGATGGCGATCATTTTATACGTCCTCATCGGCGTTTTGGCTGCAATCGTCGGGTGGCAATGGGTTTCGGGAAAAAAAAGGAGCCGCCGCCTCCGGGACATTACGGATAAAATCGGCGACATCCTGGACCGGGAGACGGCCGAGAAGGTGCTTTTCCAAACAGGCCAGGCCGACCTTCGGCTTTTGCTCGTCCAGATCAATCGTTTGCTGGATCACAACCGGAAGATCATGGCGGATTACGCCCGAACGAAGGACAGTCTGCGGAAAATGATCTCCAACATGTCCCACGATTTGAAAACCCCCCTGACCGTCATTCTGGGGTATGCGGAAAAACTGAATCAGGAAATCCCGATGAGCGAAGAAGAAAAGAAGCAGACCGTGTCGAGGCTGAACGAGAAAGTGAACGGACTGATTGCTTTGGTCAATCAGTTTTTCGACCTTGTCAAAATCGAATCGGATGATTACGAAATCCCTTTAAGCAAACTAGCCCTCAACGAAGTCTGCCGGCAAAGCGTGCTCGAGTTTTACGATCTGCTGGTCTCGAAAAATCTTCAGGTCGAGCTCGAAATCCCGGAACGGCCCATCTACATTCTCGGCAACGAGCACGCGCTGCAGCGAATTCTCGGCAATCTGATTTCCAATTCGATCCGGTACGGAAGCGACGGGGGCGTTTTTGGCTTGACGCTTCGCGAAGAAGGGGAATTCGTTGCCGTCGACGTTTGGGACCGGGGGAAAGGCATAACCGAGGCGCACCAGGACCGCGTATTCGAAAGACTTTATACGTTGGATGACGCCCGGAACCCGCAGTTCCAAGGAAGCGGTCTCGGCCTCAGCATTACCAAGCGCCTGACGGAGCAAATGAAGGGGACGATTCGGCTGAGCAGCTCGCCGCATGAGAAAACGACGTTTACCTGCACATTTAAACAATTGACTTTTTAAAAACGCCCGGGAGATGTTCCGACGAACATCTCTTTTTCGTAAGAAACATGTAAGGAATGAGAAAGAAAAATCTTCATTCTCCGCATTAAGATAAAGAAAACCGAAAGAAACGAATTGAAATCGCAGGAGGCTCGGCTCATGAGCGACATCGTTCGGACTTACGAACTTACGAAAACAGCAAAAGGGAAAACGATCGTATCGAATGTAAATCTTCGGGTAAAAAAAGGCGAGATCTACGGTTTGCTCGGACCGAACGGCGCCGGGAAGACGACGATCATGAAAATGATCGCGGGACTCGTCCTGCCCACTTCCGGAGAGATTGAGCTGTTCGGAAAAAAACTCGCCGAAACCGCCAAAGAAGGGTTGAAACGGGTCGGCAGCATTATCGAATACCCGATCTTTTTCGAGCACTTGACGGCCATGCAAAATCTTGAGCTTCACTGCGAATATTTAGGCTTTTACGACAAAAAGGCGATTCGCGATGCGCTGGGCCTGGTCGATTTAAACGGAGTCGAACAACAGAAGGTCAAGGAATTTTCGCTGGGCATGAAGCAGCGGCTGGGCATCGCGCGGGCCGCGATCACGAAGCCGGAACTGATCGTCCTGGATGAGCCCACCAACGGCCTCGATCCGATCGGCATTAAAGACATGAGAGAATTGATTCAAACGCTGAACAAGGAATACGGCATTACGTTTCTTCTTTCCAGCCATATCCTGGGGGAAATCGAACAGGTGGCGGACCGGATCGGCGTCGTTCGGCACGGGCGATTGGCCGACGAAGTATCCATGCCGGATGTTAGACAGATGCGGACCGATTATATTGAAATCGTCGCCTCGAACGTGCAAAAATCGGTTTATTTGCTCGAACATCACCTTCGGCTTTCAAATCTGAAAATCGTACAGGACAACAAAATCCGGATTTATGACGCAAGTTTGTCCACGGGCGAGATTTCAAAACTGCTCATTACGCAAGGGATTGAAGTCGAGGAGATCCGGAAACATACGAGCACGCTCGAAGATTACTTTTATCATCGGATTCAAGGGGGAGATCGGCTTGATTAAGCTGATGGAGCTTGAATGGAGAAAATTGGAACGAAAAAAAGTCATCGGCGAATTGATCATTTATTGGGCGATCCTGACGTTTTTGCCGACGTTTTTTCTAAAAGTCGTATTTGCCGACCTCCCGACCGCCGATTTCAACCAAAGCTATTCCAATGCCATGGCGCTGATGCTGCCGATTCAAATGGGGTTTGTTATGTTCGGGGCTTCTCTTATCAATCACGTATTCATCGAAGAGTATAAAAATAAAACGATCGCGCTCTCCTTCGGATACCCGATCAGCCGGAAGCGGCTGGTCACGGCGAAAGCGATGTTTATCGTTTCGGCGGTTTTCATCTGCACGGTTATCTCTTTCGCGCTTGCCGGCATCGCAACCTACGCGCTCGATCGGGCGCTGGGCGTGATTGCCGGGGAACCCTCGTTGGCCGACATTGCGGTCTATGCGTTTCGGGCGATTATTCATTCCCTCGTTGTCGCTCTTTCTTCCCTGATTCCGCTATTTTGCTTCGGGCTTTGGCGGAGGGCGGTCGTCCCGACGGTCATTTTCGCCGTCGCCATCATTCAGCTTCCAACCTTGCTCAATCTGATTCAAATTTCGGTGAATCCGGATGCGATGTACGCGACTCTCTGTCTATTGGGGCTTGTGAGTGCATACTTGTCCGTTCTGACGGTGAACACATTAGGGGATTTGTAATCGACTTTGTTTGAAAAACCGTCCCGCGTTGGGGGCGGATTTTTTTTCGGGAACCTTTACAAGAAGGTTTCAGTGTAGTGCAAAATGATCGCTGATTCCCTCCCGCGAGGGAGAAAACCAGGCCGCCGGGCGACGAAGGCCTGGTTTTCTTTTTTCCGTACGATGCGGAGAAGTTTATGAGCCGTCGCTGCAATCGCAACTAACGAGACCAAATCCAGAAGCTCCGCCGCACCACGCTCATCGACGAAGCTACCCTCTTAGAAAGGAAGCGCGGCTTTCCTGTTCTGCCGCAGGGCGCTGTTTCTTGACCTGCTTCAACGCGGCGACGATCAGGAAGCCGACGATGACGAGAAGAAGCCATGAACTGACCTGGCCGAAATGAACGAGACGCCAGGCGCCGGATTGATTCGGGTACTCCCACGCGCGAAAAAAGGTGGCGACATTCTCCGCGATCCAAATAAAGAAGCCGATCAGCACGAAAGAGAGGGCGAACGGCATTCGGTAGCGGCGACTACCGACCTCGTAGGTCACCCATGTTCGCCAAAATACGACCAGCACCAAGGCCGACAGCCACCAGCGAACGTCGATCCAAAAATGATGGGTGAAGAAATTCAGGTAGATGGAAGCCGCAAACGCCACCTTCTTGCGGTAAAGTAGGGCCAGGCGGCAACCGGGAACGTCAAACCATTTCGGATGCAAGTGAAGTATCGCACAATTGAAAGCGTTGTCATTTGACGAATTTTTAGGCTTGGCTGAAGAATTTACTGAATTTTCCCAGGCATCAGCGATAAAGAATAAATATTTATTGTAAATCGATAAATTTCGTGTTACATTCAAAGGGACCATTCCCGATGCGAGGTGTTTTTGATGAAACCGGAAACTCTTTTTTTGAAAATCGCCGTTGTTCTGATTGCCATCCCCGTCCTTGCCTTGTGCATCTTCGGGCTGCCCAGGTTCGCTTATGAAACGGCGGATTATTTTCCGGCTTATTGGCTGTATCCCGCTATAACCGGCATGTACGTTTCGGCGATTCCGTTTTTCGTTGCCTTGTATCAGGCTCTGCGGCTTTTAACCTATATCGACAAGAACGACGCGTTCTCGGATTTATCGTCAAGGCCTTAAAAACGATCAAACGCTGCGCCATCCTCATCACGATCTTGTATGTCGCCATCCTGCCGTTCCTGTACCTCATGGCGGATCAAGACGACGCCCCGGGAATCGTGGCGATCGGGTTGGTCATTACGTTCGGTTCGATCGTGATTGCCGTCTTTGCCGCCGTTCTTCAGAAGCTGCTGCAAAATGCCATCGATATCAAATCCGAGAACGATCTAACGGTCTGAGGTGAAAAATATGGCCATTATCATCAATATTGACGTGATGCTGGCGAAAAGGAAAATGAGCGTAACCGAGCTTTCGGAGCGGATCGGAATCACGATGGCGAACCTTTCGATATTGAAAAACGGGAAGGCAAAAGCGATCCGGCTTTCGACTCTGGAGGCCATTTGCAAAGCGCTGGATTGCCAACCCGGGGACATTCTGGAATATCGAAGCGACGAATCATCGCCTTGACGCGAACGGTCGCAGCGCCAATCGGTAAAAATCCGCCCAACCGTAAGGATTGACCTGCACCCCGATCAGACGCTCGTCGAAATAGGTCATCTGCTTCAAATGGTACAAGAAAGCCAGCGCCGTTTCGTCGCTCAGCCACCGTTCGATTTCCCGCACAAGCCGGATGCGTTCGCCGGGTTCGGGTTCGGCTTCTGCCTCCAGCAACCTGGCATGCAGACGCTCCCGAACGGGGGAGGAGAGGTGCCTGCGCACGACATGACGGTCGTCGTACATGAGGCGCAGGAAGGAGACGACCGGATTTTCGTCCGCGACCGCGTTGGCGAGGACGAGATCCGCTTCATCGATCGCCTCGGGCCGAATAAAATCCTCATAGTCCCGTACCTCGACCTCGAGTTTGACCCCTGCGGCCGCGCATCGATCCCTCAGCCAGCGGGCGTTTCGCTCAAGGGAATCGTTCAGGATGCGGTAGGTCAGCAGCCGCAACGGCCGCTCCGGGAAAATCGGGGGAGGCCCCAACTCCGTCCGACGCTTCATGCCGTTCCGAAGCTCCGTCTCCATCTCCATCAGGCTCCATTCGGGAAAAAAGCTGCGAGCCGGACGATGCTTCCGGGGATCGAGCTCCGCGTTCATCAGGTTCGGATCGGCGGCGCGGATGAGCCAGTTCCGAAACTCGCCCGATTCCAGCGGTCCCGGTCTGTTCCGCTGAAAGGTCAAATAGGTGCAGCCGGCCTCGACCCGTTCGATGTCGGGCGGATGGCCGCTCCCCCCGTGAAGTTGAAAGGGGTGAATATACGGGATCGTCTCCCCGTCGAGCTCGGTCAGGGCCGACGGGCGATGGCTCGTTTCCGGCAATATCCACAGCTCGACCCGGTCGAGCTGGGCCCGGCCCGCGAAATAGGCGGGGAACGCCTCGAGAACGATCTGCGAGTCGCCGTTCTCCGTTACGCGAAACGGTCCGCTCCCGACCGGAAGCCTGGCGAATTCCCGAGACCGCGCCGCCGATCGGGGAAGGATCGAGGCGCGAGGCGAAGCGAGCAGCTGCGGCAACAGCCAGTACGGCCGCCGCAGCCTGATCTCGAGACCGTAAGGGCCGATCGTTCGCATCCCTGCCAAAGGCAGCTCCGTCCATTCCGTTCTTCCGAATTCCGCCGATGTCAATCGCTCAAGGGTGTACCGCGCATCTTCGGCGCGGAGCTCGGTTTTGTCGTGGAAGAGCACGCCTTTGCGCAAATAAAACGTCCAGATTCGCCCGGTGCTGTCGGATTCCCAGTAATAAGCCAGATGGGGAACAACCGTTTGGCCGTCGTCGCCGCGGCGGACGAGCGTATCGAACGCTTGCCGGACCATGTGCCACTCGGTACGGCGCAGCGTCCAGGCCGGATCGAGATTGGGCATGGCGCGGTAGAAGGGAAGACGAAGCGTGTCGGTCTGGCGGTTCTCGTCGGCGTCGATATGGTAGCCGAACCGTCCTTCCAGCCAGCGCGCAAAACGCTCGCGCATGTCTTCGCCGGCCCCGTGTTCGCCAAGCAGGCGAATCCCGTCCTGCAAACGTCCCTTGTCCGTTGCTTCCTGCGCGAGCAGCAGCACAACATCCGATCCCGAGGCGGTCAGCGCGAGCGTGGAGCGGTTGCCGCGCCCTCGCCCCGGAGACCAGGCGATCCAGCCGGCCATGCTCAAGCGGCGGAGAATCCACTTGACGTTGCGCGGGGTGCAGTGCCATACGTCGGCCAATTGATCCAAAGTCGTCTCGAGAGCTCGACCTGCTTCCAGGTCGCCGAATAGTTGCCGCAGCTTGAAGAAATGCTCTGCCAGCCTCAAAGGAGGCACCTCCGTTTAAAAAAAAGGGGAAGATCTGTCGAAAGTAGTTTACACTTTTTATTCCCCCTTTTCCAACTACAATGAGAGTGGACGAACGTTCACGCAAGGATGGAAACAGGAGGAGCAGAACATGGAAATCGTACTGACGACTTGGAATCCGGAGAAAATGCGATGGTTGTCGCAAGGGTTCGACCGCTTGTCCGTCGAAAGCAGGCCTCTGCGCCCCGGCGAAGCGGAAGACGTGGACGAAAACGGAGATACGTTTGAGGCGAACGCGCTTTTGAAGGCGCATGCCATTCCAGAAGCGGAGAACCGTATCGTCGTCGCCGAAGACTCGGGGCTGTGCGTCGATGCGCTGGGCGGGCAGCCCGGCGTCCGCACGGCCCGCTGGGCCCCGGGAGCGATGACGACCGCAGCCTCTTGCTGCTCGAGCGGCTGACGGGCGTCGAGCCTGCGCGTCGCGGCGCAGCGTTCGTAAGCGCGGTGGCCGTCCGTTTTCCCGACGGCGGCAGTTGGGCAGGCCGCGGCGAGCTGCGCGGACGGATCGCGCTCGCTCCGCGCGGCGACCGGGCGGACGGCTATGCCCGCATCTTCGAGTTGCCGGGCGGACGCACGATTGCCGAGCTCGGACCGGACGTCGTCGAGCCCCATGATCATCGCAGGCAGGCGCTGGCGCTGGCGGCGGCATGCATCGGGGAATGGCTCGCCTCGAACGGAGCGATGAGGCGGCCATGAGCACGCCGGATCGCGTTCGCGCCGGCAGCCTTGCCAACGCTTCGCCGGAAGGGCATAGAGATCGATACGTCATCGCTGTCGGCGCGGCCGTGCTGGTCACGCTCTTGTGGTCGACCTCGTATATTCTGAACAAATTCGCGTTCGAGCACGGCGTCGGACCGTTCACCTTGGCCGGCCTCCGATACGCGGTGTCGGCAGGCGCGCTGCTGCTGGCGCGCGCGATCGCGTCGCGCCGGCGAACGGCGCGGCAAGCGTCAGGACCGGCTGCGCCGGCGGAAGGAGCGCGCTCCGGCCTGCGCCCCGCGCATTATATTCTGCTCGGCGCGACCGGCTATCTGATGGCGCAAGGATTGCAG
Coding sequences within it:
- a CDS encoding helix-turn-helix domain-containing protein is translated as MAIIINIDVMLAKRKMSVTELSERIGITMANLSILKNGKAKAIRLSTLEAICKALDCQPGDILEYRSDESSP
- a CDS encoding ABC transporter permease; this translates as MIKLMELEWRKLERKKVIGELIIYWAILTFLPTFFLKVVFADLPTADFNQSYSNAMALMLPIQMGFVMFGASLINHVFIEEYKNKTIALSFGYPISRKRLVTAKAMFIVSAVFICTVISFALAGIATYALDRALGVIAGEPSLADIAVYAFRAIIHSLVVALSSLIPLFCFGLWRRAVVPTVIFAVAIIQLPTLLNLIQISVNPDAMYATLCLLGLVSAYLSVLTVNTLGDL
- a CDS encoding ABC transporter ATP-binding protein, producing MSDIVRTYELTKTAKGKTIVSNVNLRVKKGEIYGLLGPNGAGKTTIMKMIAGLVLPTSGEIELFGKKLAETAKEGLKRVGSIIEYPIFFEHLTAMQNLELHCEYLGFYDKKAIRDALGLVDLNGVEQQKVKEFSLGMKQRLGIARAAITKPELIVLDEPTNGLDPIGIKDMRELIQTLNKEYGITFLLSSHILGEIEQVADRIGVVRHGRLADEVSMPDVRQMRTDYIEIVASNVQKSVYLLEHHLRLSNLKIVQDNKIRIYDASLSTGEISKLLITQGIEVEEIRKHTSTLEDYFYHRIQGGDRLD
- a CDS encoding non-canonical purine NTP pyrophosphatase → MRRCAGRAARRPHGPLGPGSDDDRSLLLLERLTGVEPARRGAAFVSAVAVRFPDGGSWAGRGELRGRIALAPRGDRADGYARIFELPGGRTIAELGPDVVEPHDHRRQALALAAACIGEWLASNGAMRRP
- a CDS encoding ABC transporter substrate-binding protein, with the translated sequence MRLAEHFFKLRQLFGDLEAGRALETTLDQLADVWHCTPRNVKWILRRLSMAGWIAWSPGRGRGNRSTLALTASGSDVVLLLAQEATDKGRLQDGIRLLGEHGAGEDMRERFARWLEGRFGYHIDADENRQTDTLRLPFYRAMPNLDPAWTLRRTEWHMVRQAFDTLVRRGDDGQTVVPHLAYYWESDSTGRIWTFYLRKGVLFHDKTELRAEDARYTLERLTSAEFGRTEWTELPLAGMRTIGPYGLEIRLRRPYWLLPQLLASPRASILPRSAARSREFARLPVGSGPFRVTENGDSQIVLEAFPAYFAGRAQLDRVELWILPETSHRPSALTELDGETIPYIHPFQLHGGSGHPPDIERVEAGCTYLTFQRNRPGPLESGEFRNWLIRAADPNLMNAELDPRKHRPARSFFPEWSLMEMETELRNGMKRRTELGPPPIFPERPLRLLTYRILNDSLERNARWLRDRCAAAGVKLEVEVRDYEDFIRPEAIDEADLVLANAVADENPVVSFLRLMYDDRHVVRRHLSSPVRERLHARLLEAEAEPEPGERIRLVREIERWLSDETALAFLYHLKQMTYFDERLIGVQVNPYGWADFYRLALRPFASRR
- a CDS encoding non-canonical purine NTP pyrophosphatase, translated to MEIVLTTWNPEKMRWLSQGFDRLSVESRPLRPGEAEDVDENGDTFEANALLKAHAIPEAENRIVVAEDSGLCVDALGGQPGVRTARWAPGAMTTAASCCSSG
- a CDS encoding sensor histidine kinase; translation: MAIILYVLIGVLAAIVGWQWVSGKKRSRRLRDITDKIGDILDRETAEKVLFQTGQADLRLLLVQINRLLDHNRKIMADYARTKDSLRKMISNMSHDLKTPLTVILGYAEKLNQEIPMSEEEKKQTVSRLNEKVNGLIALVNQFFDLVKIESDDYEIPLSKLALNEVCRQSVLEFYDLLVSKNLQVELEIPERPIYILGNEHALQRILGNLISNSIRYGSDGGVFGLTLREEGEFVAVDVWDRGKGITEAHQDRVFERLYTLDDARNPQFQGSGLGLSITKRLTEQMKGTIRLSSSPHEKTTFTCTFKQLTF
- a CDS encoding DMT family transporter, whose product is MSTPDRVRAGSLANASPEGHRDRYVIAVGAAVLVTLLWSTSYILNKFAFEHGVGPFTLAGLRYAVSAGALLLARAIASRRRTARQASGPAAPAEGARSGLRPAHYILLGATGYLMAQGLQYAGQMFVTPTQTSMVLAVGNTTALVALDMIWLREIRGRSSFLGIAAAMAGIVLFYYPWDFGGAISAASS